A window of the Haloquadratum walsbyi C23 genome harbors these coding sequences:
- a CDS encoding universal stress protein — protein MYETILLPTDGSTASLIAADHAGSLAALADSTVHVISVADGRNRFNSPSSGIAPDVWKNAEHEHAVSATENAIERMPDDIDTEQTITEGIPHESILEIATDESVDAVVMGTHGRTGLDHYLVGSVTERVVRHSPVPVITVRESAE, from the coding sequence ATGTATGAAACAATTCTTTTACCAACAGACGGGAGTACTGCCTCATTGATTGCAGCTGATCATGCTGGGTCACTCGCTGCGCTCGCTGACAGCACAGTTCATGTTATCTCCGTTGCTGATGGACGCAATCGATTCAATAGCCCAAGTAGCGGCATTGCCCCTGATGTATGGAAAAACGCCGAACATGAGCATGCAGTGTCAGCGACTGAAAATGCCATTGAGCGAATGCCTGATGATATTGACACCGAACAAACAATCACTGAAGGAATCCCGCATGAATCAATACTTGAAATAGCTACAGATGAATCAGTTGATGCCGTGGTGATGGGAACACATGGTCGGACTGGGCTTGATCATTACCTTGTCGGAAGTGTCACAGAGCGAGTTGTTAGACACTCGCCGGTTCCCGTTATTACCGTTCGTGAGTCAGCGGAATAA
- a CDS encoding sulfite exporter TauE/SafE family protein yields the protein MSSVSYSHIQKSFLRYQHIFVLIAPIAFITTVLLIAPTPTNVGIEYWVQYWWLFPAFLLGATMVNTVGISGSAVFVPFLIFIFPLFAQPLEPETLVKVGLISEAFGLSSSAVAFIQHGLVDRRLSIALVAGAIPFVVGGALLSFIIPEPLFHGLLAIALLAASYLLFQTDLDHENETSAESVDDDTNIDRTASDGGISSLPNDEDKLGPAGVSTDENGQVTRVDRQGDDYQYTRAGYLRRFGNYSIGGIFQGLAGFGVGELGIISMLGTKVPVRVAIGTNHIVVALTAVLASVVHVFGGGLVGGHSISLASTPWNMVIFTVPATVLGGQIAPYVSNALSTNTIKTFVGGLFAIIAVALFMMAAGGI from the coding sequence ATGAGTTCCGTCTCATATAGTCATATTCAGAAGTCGTTCTTGCGATACCAGCATATCTTCGTCCTGATTGCACCTATTGCATTTATTACGACTGTATTACTTATTGCCCCTACCCCGACTAACGTCGGCATTGAGTATTGGGTTCAATACTGGTGGCTCTTTCCGGCGTTCCTTCTTGGCGCAACAATGGTCAATACTGTCGGGATTAGCGGTTCTGCGGTATTTGTCCCATTTTTGATTTTTATTTTCCCACTGTTTGCCCAACCGCTCGAGCCTGAAACGCTCGTCAAAGTCGGATTGATTAGTGAAGCATTTGGGCTCTCAAGCTCGGCTGTTGCGTTCATCCAGCATGGTCTTGTTGATCGTCGACTGTCGATTGCACTTGTTGCTGGCGCCATTCCATTCGTCGTCGGTGGCGCACTCTTATCATTCATTATCCCAGAGCCGCTGTTCCATGGTCTCCTTGCAATTGCATTACTTGCTGCTTCGTATCTGCTATTTCAGACCGATCTTGATCATGAAAATGAAACATCAGCTGAAAGCGTTGATGATGACACAAATATCGATCGTACGGCATCCGATGGTGGTATCTCATCACTTCCAAATGATGAAGATAAACTTGGACCGGCTGGTGTCAGCACAGATGAAAATGGTCAGGTCACACGCGTCGATCGTCAAGGTGATGATTATCAGTATACCCGCGCTGGATACCTCCGTCGATTTGGAAATTATAGCATTGGTGGGATATTTCAGGGATTAGCTGGATTTGGCGTTGGTGAACTTGGGATTATCTCAATGCTTGGGACAAAGGTCCCAGTCCGCGTTGCCATTGGGACAAATCATATTGTCGTTGCCCTGACCGCTGTTCTTGCTTCGGTTGTACACGTCTTTGGTGGCGGGCTGGTCGGTGGGCATAGCATTAGTCTTGCCTCAACACCATGGAATATGGTTATATTCACCGTTCCAGCAACTGTCCTTGGGGGACAGATTGCCCCATATGTCTCAAATGCACTCAGTACAAACACAATTAAAACATTCGTCGGAGGTTTATTTGCGATCATCGCTGTAGCACTATTTATGATGGCCGCTGGTGGGATCTGA